From the genome of Ziziphus jujuba cultivar Dongzao chromosome 6, ASM3175591v1, one region includes:
- the LOC107429926 gene encoding thaumatin-like protein 1, with the protein MMITSLAHFLLFFTLFFISAHAATFLIKNECSYTVWAAASPGGGRRLDRGQSWTLNVPAGTTMARIWGRTKCNFDGSGRGHCQTGDCGGVLQCKGWGSPPNTLAEYALNQFGNKDFFDISLVDGFNIPMDFSPTSGGCRGIRCTADINGQCPKELRTGGGCQNPCTVFKTNEYCCTKGQGSCGPTRFSRFFKDRCPDAYSYPQDDPTSTFTCPAGTNYRVVFCPRGSPHFPLEMVGAMTE; encoded by the coding sequence TGATCACCTCCTTAGCTCACTTCCTCCTCTTCTTCACCCTCTTCTTCATCTCAGCCCATGCAGCGACCTTTCTCATCAAAAATGAATGCTCTTACACAGTCTGGGCTGCTGCTAGCCCAGGAGGTGGAAGGCGTCTAGATCGAGGTCAGAGCTGGACTCTCAACGTGCCTGCAGGCACCACCATGGCTCGTATCTGGGGCCGAACAAAGTGTAACTTTGACGGAAGCGGCAGAGGCCATTGCCAAACTGGTGACTGTGGAGGTGTACTTCAATGCAAAGGCTGGGGTTCTCCACCAAACACTTTGGCAGAGTACGCTCTCAACCAGTTTGGCAACAAAGATTTCTTCGATATCTCCCTCGTGGACGGCTTCAACATTCCGATGGACTTCAGTCCGACATCAGGAGGGTGTAGAGGAATCCGGTGCACCGCTGATATCAATGGACAGTGTCCGAAGGAACTGAGAACCGGTGGAGGTTGCCAAAACCCGTGCACTGTGTTTAAGACCAATGAATATTGCTGCACAAAGGGGCAAGGAAGCTGCGGACCGACCCGTTTCTCGAGGTTTTTCAAAGATAGGTGCCCAGATGCTTATAGCTATCCACAAGATGATCCAACAAGCACGTTTACATGCCCTGCTGGGACTAATTACAGGGTTGTTTTCTGCCCCAGAGGGTCTCCTCATTTTCCTTTGGAAATGGTAGGAGCTATGACTGAGTAA
- the LOC107429955 gene encoding 16 kDa phloem protein 2, whose protein sequence is MPEGTLEVVLHSAKGLENTDFLWNKMDPYVILTCRTQEQKSSVASGKGSNPEWNETFLFTISDGISELRLKILDSDSGSEDDFVGEATIPLNPVFTEGQLPPMSYNVVKEQKYSGEIRLALSFTPKAHSYSRGYAAEEESYGGWKESGY, encoded by the exons ATGCCTGAAGGAACCCTCGAAGTGGTTCTTCATTCTGCTAAGGGTCTTGAAAACACCGATTTTCTCT GGAACAAAATGGATCCTTATGTCATCCTCACTTGCAGAACTCAGGAGCAAAAGAGCTCTGTTGCATCAG GGAAAGGGTCTAATCCAGAGTGGAATGAGACTTTCCTGTTCACCATTTCTGATGGCATTTCAGAGCTCAGATTGAAAATACTGGACAGTGACAGTGGCAGCGAGGATGATTTTGTTGGAGAAGCAAC CATCCCACTGAATCCTGTATTTACAGAAGGGCAGCTCCCACCAATGTCATATAATGTTGTTAAGGAACAAAAATACAGTGGAGAGATTAGACTTGCCCTCTCTTTCACACCTAAG GCACACAGTTACAGTAGGGGTTACGCTGCAGAAGAGGAAAGCTATGGCGGATGGAAAGAGTCTGGTTACTGA
- the LOC107429953 gene encoding uncharacterized protein LOC107429953 isoform X1, translating into MVAKDSPDWLPAGWSVQFSPLKTGRRVQNFVNMETGKKFSSKDDVLYYIKMVNAAHRKPLSINRHIQRHSGTNPLQRVNVKAKKPEWLPKGWKMEMKTRKSGGQRGLDYKCYIDPLNGYKFYSKPEVFRYLSTVKHKNHMFKRKKTGISVHSAEKVAADKNKVEDLSPKQIKEIRITRSSNEINKNLPSSEAKRQKLEHPVTRRQHFSGEKSSGMSDLEQLEIGVSKKSCLRRVSTEAGVASARTAEIVQEKHSLGNAIHDSSKTKQNCALHGSPQSKVKGTKRNQGKRSLLSETDELKKSQGKSYVENGLASTPAPDMLQEKNLIQPLIDKQSFRKPHMNTGRAKNKKHLNLSRRSSKRLAGIEPDQVVKLVSAERGPKVTKRKSGKIGAILDAGLSSNRMVDGESTQHELGQETELAHQAFSGINHGVSSNMSTKPSADQVAHVELKQNLESGKVESEKAESHISFLFGSDPCLEFAFKTLTGELPVTDAADGWPNLSTAAGRLQDNNLNESGMKKNSDGTGFVQLKKSKKKKDITLPKRSSNRLAGLEPELVAGSLAGEGKLKNAPRKSHQNEAPRADDLADETIHPLEPVLETKLGNDFSSNIETSMHSEPSRKQSDNGHKVELSNHFFAYTDTLVHERKQLDAGPEMEFPNLNINMSMHEEPSNKQPSRKQSDNGHKVELANHFLANTDTLVHEELSSKQLDAGPETEFPNLNINMSMHEEPSNKQPSRKQSDNGHKVELATLVHEEPSSKQFDAGPETEFPNLNINMSMHEEPSNKQPSRKQSNNGHKVELANHFLANTDTLVHEEPSNKKLDAGPETEFPNLNINISMHEEPSNEQPSSKHSNNGHKVELTNHFLANTDTLVHQELSNKRLDTGPETEFRNLNFSMHEEPSNKKLDAGPEKEFPNLNTSNSMNEEPSINPNLDTNISMHEEPSNEQLDAGPETEFPNLNRNTSVHEEPSNKQLDNGKEVEPANYLSNYRDLSTHGEPSNESEKSPDELVVPEKHPKVQGHIQDVEKPDPQVAFSLGDCWSDPCLDFAFKTLTGAIPIEDNLVQGYFQEQLDTSHSQRNGNLALPDFGSLSFFQSDISSHFDSPEKSVSGQQLSSSSSFLPAGNANLPSCSGIHSQQHCLESDKDFHGKVKS; encoded by the exons ATGGTAGCCAAAGACTCGCCGGACTGGCTTCCCGCCGGTTGGTCCGTCCAATTCAGTCCGCTAAAGACTGGTCGCAGAGTTCAG aattttgtaAATATGGAAACTGGGAAAAAGTTCTCTTCTAAGGATGATGTTCTCTACTATATTAAAATGGTAAATGCTGCTCATCGAAAGCCTCTATCTATTAATAGGCACATTCAAAGACATTCAGGAACAAATCCTTTACAA CGTGTAAATGTAAAAGCTAAAAAACCAGAATGGTTACCTAAGGGTTGGAAAATGGAGATGAAAACTCGAAAGAGTGGTGGCCAACGTGGACTTGATTACAAG TGTTACATTGATCCATTAAATGGATATAAGTTCTATTCCAAGCCAGAGGTATTTCGATATCTCAGCACTGTAAAGCACAAGAATCATATGTTCAAAAGGAAGAAGACTGGCATCAGTGTGCACTCTGCAGAAAAA GTTGCAGCTGACAAGAATAAAGTGGAGGATTTATCTCCCAAACAGATAAAGGAGATCAGAATTACAAGAAGTTCGAACGAAATTAACAAAAATCtg CCATCATCTGAAGCTAAAAGGCAGAAATTAGAGCACCCTGTAACCAGGAGACAGCATTTCTCAG GTGAGAAAAGTTCTGGAATGAGTGATTTGGAACAATTAGAAATTGGAGTCTCAAAGAAGTCGTGTCTCAGAAGGGTCTCCACTGAAGCTGGAGTTGCTTCTGCCCGCACAGCTGAAATTGTCCAAGAGAAGCATTCATTGGGAAATGCAATCCATGACAGTTCTAAAACTAAGCAAAATTGTGCTCTACATGGATCTCCACAGTCAAAAGTTAAAGGAACCAAGAGGAATCAAGGTAAAAGGTCACTGCTTTCTGAGACTGATGAACTCAAGAAAAGTCAAGGAAAAAGCTATGTTGAAAATGGGCTTGCTTCAACTCCTGCACCTGATATGCTGcaagaaaagaatttaattCAACCTTTGATAGATAAGCAGAGCTTTAGGAAACCTCATATGAATACTGGTAGAGCTAAGAACAAGAAACACCTTAACTTGTCTCGAAGGTCTTCAAAACGGCTTGCTGGGATTGAACCTGATCAGGTGGTGAAATTGGTGTCAGCTGAACGAGGCCCTAAagttacaaaaagaaaatccgGTAAAATTGGGGCCATTCTAGATGCTGGCTTGTCATCAAACCGCATGGTGGATGGAGAATCTACACAGCATGAGCTTGGGCAGGAAACAGAACTTGCACACCAAGCTTTCTCTGGCATAAACCATGGAGTTTCATCAAACATGAGCACAAAACCTAGTGCAGACCAAGTCGCGCACGTGGAGCTAAAGCAAAACCTAGAATCCGGGAAAGTAGAAAGTGAGAAGGCAGAATCACATATTAGCTTTCTGTTTGGGTCAGATCCATGCCTTGAATTTGCATTCAAGACTCTTACAGGTGAGTTACCAGTGACAGATGCTGCTGATGGGTGGCCTAATTTATCTACTGCAGCTGGTAGACTGCAAGATAACAATTTGAATGAGAGCGGGATGAAAAAGAACAGTGATGGAACAGGTTTCGTTCAACTGAAAAAAtccaagaagaagaaagatatcACCTTGCCCAAACGGTCATCAAATCGACTTGCTGGACTTGAACCTGAATTGGTGGCTGGCTCTCTTGCTGGTGAAGGAAAGCTTAAAAATGCACCCAGAAAGTCTCATCAAAATGAAGCCCCACGAGCTGATGATTTGGCAGATGAAacaatccatccgcttgaacctgTTCTGGAAACAAAGCTTGGGAATGATTTCTCTTCCAATATAGAAACTTCAATGCATTCAGAGCCATCCAGAAAACAGAGTGACAATGGTCATAAGGTGGAGCTTTCAAATCATTTCTTTGCCTATACAGACACCTTGGTGCATGAACGCAAGCAGCTTGATGCTGGTCCAGAAATGGAGTTTCCAAACCTTAATATAAACATGTCAATGCATGAAGAGCCATCAAATAAGCAGCCATCCAGAAAACAGAGTGACAATGGTCATAAGGTGGAGCTTGCAAATCATTTCTTGGCCAATACAGACACCTTGGTGCATGAAGAGCTGTCAAGCAAGCAGCTTGATGCTGGTCCAGAAACGGAGTTTCCAAACCTTAATATAAACATGTCAATGCATGAAGAGCCATCAAATAAGCAGCCATCCAGAAAACAGAGTGACAATGGTCATAAGGTGGAGCTTGCAACCTTGGTGCATGAAGAGCCGTCAAGCAAGCAGTTTGATGCTGGTCCAGAAACAGAGTTTCCAAACCTTAATATAAACATGTCAATGCATGAAGAGCCATCAAATAAGCAGCCATCCAGAAAACAGAGTAACAATGGTCATAAGGTGGAGCTTGCAAATCATTTCTTGGCCAATACAGACACCCTGGTGCATGAAGAGCCGTCAAACAAGAAGCTTGATGCTGGTCCAGAAACGGAGTTTCCAAACCTTAATATAAACATTTCAATGCATGAAGAGCCATCAAATGAGCAGCCATCCAGTAAACATAGTAACAATGGTCATAAGGTGGAGCTTACAAATCATTTCTTGGCCAATACAGACACCTTGGTGCATCAAGAGCTGTCAAACAAGCGGCTTGATACTGGTCCAGAAACAGAGTTTCGGAACCTTAATTTTTCAATGCATGAAGAGCCATCAAATAAGAAGCTTGATGCTGGTCCAGAAAAAGAGTTCCCAAACCTTAATACAAGCAATTCAATGAATGAAGAGCCATCAATTAATCCAAACCTTGATACAAATATTTCAATGCATGAAGAGCCATCAAATGAGCAGCTTGATGCTGGTCCAGAAACAGAGTTTCCAAACCTTAATAGAAACACTTCAGTGCATGAAGAGCCATCAAATAAGCAGCTTGATAATGGAAAAGAAGTAGAGCCGGCAAATTATTTGTCTAACTATAGAGACCTTTCAACACATGGAGAACCATCAAATGAAAGTGAGAAGTCTCCAGATGAGCTAGTGGTTCCTGAGAAGCATCCGAAAGTGCAAGGTCATATTCAAGATGTTGAGAAGCCAGACCCACAGGTTGCCTTTTCACTTGGAGATTGTTGGTCTGACCCATGTCTAGATTTTGCGTTCAAGACTCTTACAGGTGCAATACCCATAGAGGATAATTTGGTTCAGGGTTACTTCCAGGAACAACTTGATACCTCTCACAGCCAAAGGAATGGTAATCTGGCATTGCCAGATTTTGGCTCACTTAGcttttttcaaagtgatatatCATCCCACTTTGATTCACCAGAAAAATCTGTGTCAGGCCAGCAGTTGTCTTCGAGTTCTTCATTCCTGCCCGCAGGAAATGCAAACTTGCCAAGTTGCAGTGGAATTCATTCTCAACAACATTGCTTGGAGAGCGATAAGGATTTTCATGGAAAGGTAAAATCCTAG
- the LOC107429953 gene encoding uncharacterized protein LOC107429953 isoform X2: protein MFKRKKTGISVHSAEKVAADKNKVEDLSPKQIKEIRITRSSNEINKNLPSSEAKRQKLEHPVTRRQHFSGEKSSGMSDLEQLEIGVSKKSCLRRVSTEAGVASARTAEIVQEKHSLGNAIHDSSKTKQNCALHGSPQSKVKGTKRNQGKRSLLSETDELKKSQGKSYVENGLASTPAPDMLQEKNLIQPLIDKQSFRKPHMNTGRAKNKKHLNLSRRSSKRLAGIEPDQVVKLVSAERGPKVTKRKSGKIGAILDAGLSSNRMVDGESTQHELGQETELAHQAFSGINHGVSSNMSTKPSADQVAHVELKQNLESGKVESEKAESHISFLFGSDPCLEFAFKTLTGELPVTDAADGWPNLSTAAGRLQDNNLNESGMKKNSDGTGFVQLKKSKKKKDITLPKRSSNRLAGLEPELVAGSLAGEGKLKNAPRKSHQNEAPRADDLADETIHPLEPVLETKLGNDFSSNIETSMHSEPSRKQSDNGHKVELSNHFFAYTDTLVHERKQLDAGPEMEFPNLNINMSMHEEPSNKQPSRKQSDNGHKVELANHFLANTDTLVHEELSSKQLDAGPETEFPNLNINMSMHEEPSNKQPSRKQSDNGHKVELATLVHEEPSSKQFDAGPETEFPNLNINMSMHEEPSNKQPSRKQSNNGHKVELANHFLANTDTLVHEEPSNKKLDAGPETEFPNLNINISMHEEPSNEQPSSKHSNNGHKVELTNHFLANTDTLVHQELSNKRLDTGPETEFRNLNFSMHEEPSNKKLDAGPEKEFPNLNTSNSMNEEPSINPNLDTNISMHEEPSNEQLDAGPETEFPNLNRNTSVHEEPSNKQLDNGKEVEPANYLSNYRDLSTHGEPSNESEKSPDELVVPEKHPKVQGHIQDVEKPDPQVAFSLGDCWSDPCLDFAFKTLTGAIPIEDNLVQGYFQEQLDTSHSQRNGNLALPDFGSLSFFQSDISSHFDSPEKSVSGQQLSSSSSFLPAGNANLPSCSGIHSQQHCLESDKDFHGKVKS, encoded by the exons ATGTTCAAAAGGAAGAAGACTGGCATCAGTGTGCACTCTGCAGAAAAA GTTGCAGCTGACAAGAATAAAGTGGAGGATTTATCTCCCAAACAGATAAAGGAGATCAGAATTACAAGAAGTTCGAACGAAATTAACAAAAATCtg CCATCATCTGAAGCTAAAAGGCAGAAATTAGAGCACCCTGTAACCAGGAGACAGCATTTCTCAG GTGAGAAAAGTTCTGGAATGAGTGATTTGGAACAATTAGAAATTGGAGTCTCAAAGAAGTCGTGTCTCAGAAGGGTCTCCACTGAAGCTGGAGTTGCTTCTGCCCGCACAGCTGAAATTGTCCAAGAGAAGCATTCATTGGGAAATGCAATCCATGACAGTTCTAAAACTAAGCAAAATTGTGCTCTACATGGATCTCCACAGTCAAAAGTTAAAGGAACCAAGAGGAATCAAGGTAAAAGGTCACTGCTTTCTGAGACTGATGAACTCAAGAAAAGTCAAGGAAAAAGCTATGTTGAAAATGGGCTTGCTTCAACTCCTGCACCTGATATGCTGcaagaaaagaatttaattCAACCTTTGATAGATAAGCAGAGCTTTAGGAAACCTCATATGAATACTGGTAGAGCTAAGAACAAGAAACACCTTAACTTGTCTCGAAGGTCTTCAAAACGGCTTGCTGGGATTGAACCTGATCAGGTGGTGAAATTGGTGTCAGCTGAACGAGGCCCTAAagttacaaaaagaaaatccgGTAAAATTGGGGCCATTCTAGATGCTGGCTTGTCATCAAACCGCATGGTGGATGGAGAATCTACACAGCATGAGCTTGGGCAGGAAACAGAACTTGCACACCAAGCTTTCTCTGGCATAAACCATGGAGTTTCATCAAACATGAGCACAAAACCTAGTGCAGACCAAGTCGCGCACGTGGAGCTAAAGCAAAACCTAGAATCCGGGAAAGTAGAAAGTGAGAAGGCAGAATCACATATTAGCTTTCTGTTTGGGTCAGATCCATGCCTTGAATTTGCATTCAAGACTCTTACAGGTGAGTTACCAGTGACAGATGCTGCTGATGGGTGGCCTAATTTATCTACTGCAGCTGGTAGACTGCAAGATAACAATTTGAATGAGAGCGGGATGAAAAAGAACAGTGATGGAACAGGTTTCGTTCAACTGAAAAAAtccaagaagaagaaagatatcACCTTGCCCAAACGGTCATCAAATCGACTTGCTGGACTTGAACCTGAATTGGTGGCTGGCTCTCTTGCTGGTGAAGGAAAGCTTAAAAATGCACCCAGAAAGTCTCATCAAAATGAAGCCCCACGAGCTGATGATTTGGCAGATGAAacaatccatccgcttgaacctgTTCTGGAAACAAAGCTTGGGAATGATTTCTCTTCCAATATAGAAACTTCAATGCATTCAGAGCCATCCAGAAAACAGAGTGACAATGGTCATAAGGTGGAGCTTTCAAATCATTTCTTTGCCTATACAGACACCTTGGTGCATGAACGCAAGCAGCTTGATGCTGGTCCAGAAATGGAGTTTCCAAACCTTAATATAAACATGTCAATGCATGAAGAGCCATCAAATAAGCAGCCATCCAGAAAACAGAGTGACAATGGTCATAAGGTGGAGCTTGCAAATCATTTCTTGGCCAATACAGACACCTTGGTGCATGAAGAGCTGTCAAGCAAGCAGCTTGATGCTGGTCCAGAAACGGAGTTTCCAAACCTTAATATAAACATGTCAATGCATGAAGAGCCATCAAATAAGCAGCCATCCAGAAAACAGAGTGACAATGGTCATAAGGTGGAGCTTGCAACCTTGGTGCATGAAGAGCCGTCAAGCAAGCAGTTTGATGCTGGTCCAGAAACAGAGTTTCCAAACCTTAATATAAACATGTCAATGCATGAAGAGCCATCAAATAAGCAGCCATCCAGAAAACAGAGTAACAATGGTCATAAGGTGGAGCTTGCAAATCATTTCTTGGCCAATACAGACACCCTGGTGCATGAAGAGCCGTCAAACAAGAAGCTTGATGCTGGTCCAGAAACGGAGTTTCCAAACCTTAATATAAACATTTCAATGCATGAAGAGCCATCAAATGAGCAGCCATCCAGTAAACATAGTAACAATGGTCATAAGGTGGAGCTTACAAATCATTTCTTGGCCAATACAGACACCTTGGTGCATCAAGAGCTGTCAAACAAGCGGCTTGATACTGGTCCAGAAACAGAGTTTCGGAACCTTAATTTTTCAATGCATGAAGAGCCATCAAATAAGAAGCTTGATGCTGGTCCAGAAAAAGAGTTCCCAAACCTTAATACAAGCAATTCAATGAATGAAGAGCCATCAATTAATCCAAACCTTGATACAAATATTTCAATGCATGAAGAGCCATCAAATGAGCAGCTTGATGCTGGTCCAGAAACAGAGTTTCCAAACCTTAATAGAAACACTTCAGTGCATGAAGAGCCATCAAATAAGCAGCTTGATAATGGAAAAGAAGTAGAGCCGGCAAATTATTTGTCTAACTATAGAGACCTTTCAACACATGGAGAACCATCAAATGAAAGTGAGAAGTCTCCAGATGAGCTAGTGGTTCCTGAGAAGCATCCGAAAGTGCAAGGTCATATTCAAGATGTTGAGAAGCCAGACCCACAGGTTGCCTTTTCACTTGGAGATTGTTGGTCTGACCCATGTCTAGATTTTGCGTTCAAGACTCTTACAGGTGCAATACCCATAGAGGATAATTTGGTTCAGGGTTACTTCCAGGAACAACTTGATACCTCTCACAGCCAAAGGAATGGTAATCTGGCATTGCCAGATTTTGGCTCACTTAGcttttttcaaagtgatatatCATCCCACTTTGATTCACCAGAAAAATCTGTGTCAGGCCAGCAGTTGTCTTCGAGTTCTTCATTCCTGCCCGCAGGAAATGCAAACTTGCCAAGTTGCAGTGGAATTCATTCTCAACAACATTGCTTGGAGAGCGATAAGGATTTTCATGGAAAGGTAAAATCCTAG